One window of the Solanum stenotomum isolate F172 chromosome 11, ASM1918654v1, whole genome shotgun sequence genome contains the following:
- the LOC125846047 gene encoding uncharacterized protein LOC125846047 produces MGTISKRHQMPLNNILEVEIFDVWVIDFMGPFPSSRGNQYILVDVDYVSKWVEVVALPTNDAKVVVNFIRKHIFTRFGTPRSIISDGGKHFINNAVHSLLARYGVRHKMATTYHPQTNGQTAYKTPIRTSPYRMVFGKACHLPAELEHEAYWAIKNLNLDAELAGRKRITQLHKLEEFRLHAYENAKLYKEKTKRWHDRHIVSRTFEPGQLVFLFNSQLKLFLGKFRFK; encoded by the exons ATGGGCACCATTTCAAAAAGGCATCAGATGCCattgaacaacatactagaggTGGAGATCTTTGATGTGTGGGTAATAGACTTCATGGGACCATTCCCATCGTCCCGAGGTAATCAATACATTCTAGTAGATGTGGACTACGTGTCTAAGTGGGTGGAGGTTGTTGCATTGCCAACAAATGATGCCAAAGTGGTTGTCAACTTCATCCGAAAGCACATCTTCACCAGGTTTGGAACGCCAAGGTCTATAatcagtgatggaggtaagCACTTTATAAATAACGCAGTTCATAGTCTGTTAGCAAGGTATGGGGTGAGGCACAAAATGGCTACAACATATCATCCTCAAACTAATGGGCAG ACTGCTTACAAGACACCGATAAGGACTTCTCCTTATCGAATGGTGTTTGGGAAAGCATGTCATTTACCAGCTGAGTTAGAGCACGAGGCATATTGGGCGATTAAGAATCTGAATCTGGATGCTGAGTTAGCAGGTAGGAAGAGAATCACACAGTTGCACAAGTTAGAAGAATTTAGGCTTCATGCCTATGAAAATGCCAaattgtacaaagagaagaccAAAAGGTGGCATGACAGGCATATTGTGTCCCGCACCTTTGAGCCTGGTCAACTAGTGTTTCTGTTTAATTCACAGTTGAAGTTGTTTCTCGGTAAGTTTCGATTTAAGTAG